A DNA window from Theobroma cacao cultivar B97-61/B2 chromosome 5, Criollo_cocoa_genome_V2, whole genome shotgun sequence contains the following coding sequences:
- the LOC18599252 gene encoding serine/threonine protein phosphatase 2A 59 kDa regulatory subunit B' eta isoform has protein sequence MGENSWKGKRSIDKRKIKSSCRVTVFEKILLEINSFSQLCTYVSCAQRNLTKFSNVFFRESIDLVSSNLFRALPHSSTNAAAAIRFGESYYINRRNGIDDIPFQDPSWPHLELVYRFLSSLLKSPMTDPQLAAPCIKPSFILRLFDLFQSEDRRERGALVSVLQVIYRKFGVHRKLIRSSVFNVFYCCGNEKHNGIPHLLLFLRSIVVEEEDDDDLGVQEEYRLFLVRGLIPLYKSKWLVLFYLHLNSCIQKFVEKDCKLADTVIQGMLRHWPTVGSAREYFFLDGVERVLEETQPDGFQLFMIPLFGRIAICLSSPHLKVAEKGLSLFNIHGNIQNLIKQYLDVILPIIFTDLEESAMNHWRPEIQKLAHDVSNSLIYIDPELYEECLMHLK, from the coding sequence ATGGGTGAAAATTCCTGGAAAGGAAAGAGAAGCATTGATAAAAGAAAGATCAAGTCTTCCTGTCGTGTCACGGTTTTTGAGAAGATTTTGCTGGAGATAAACAGCTTCTCTCAGCTCTGTACTTACGTTTCTTGCGCCCAAAGGAATCTCACCAAGTTTTCCAACGTTTTCTTTCGAGAGAGCATCGACTTGGTGTCTTCGAATTTGTTCCGAGCCTTGCCCCATTCCTCTACCAATGCAGCAGCTGCCATTCGGTTTGGGGAGTCCTATTACATCAATAGGAGAAACGGAATCGACGATATCCCTTTCCAAGATCCCTCTTGGCCTCATCTGGAATTAGTTTATAGGTTCCTTTCCTCGTTACTCAAGTCGCCCATGACGGATCCTCAACTGGCTGCTCCTTGCATTAAGCCCTCTTTTATCCTTAGGTTGTTCGATCTTTTTCAATCTGAAGATCGAAGGGAAAGGGGTGCTTTAGTTTCTGTTCTGCAAGTTATCTATCGAAAATTTGGTGTGCACAGAAAACTTATCCGAAGTTCTGTTTTCAATGTGTTCTATTGTTGTGGGAACGAAAAACATAATGGTATCCCACACCTTTTGCTTTTCCTCCGAAGTATTGTcgttgaagaagaagatgatgatgatttggGGGTCCAAGAGGAGTACAGGCTCTTCCTTGTTCGAGGGCTGATTCCGCTTTACAAATCAAAATGGCTTGTCTTGTTCTACTTACACTTGAATAGCTGCATTCAAAAATTCGTGGAAAAGGATTGCAAGCTTGCTGATACTGTTATACAGGGGATGCTTAGGCATTGGCCAACCGTGGGTAGTGCCAGAGAGTACTTCTTCTTGGATGGGGTTGAGAGGGTTTTAGAGGAAACACAGCCTGATGGATTTCAACTATTTATGATACCTTTGTTCGGCCGCATTGCCATCTGCTTGAGTAGTCCACATTTGAAGGTGGCAGAAAAAGGCTTGTCTTTGTTCAATATTCATGGTAACAttcaaaacttaattaaacagtATTTGGATGTTATCTTGCCAATTATCTTTACTGACTTGGAAGAAAGTGCAATGAACCATTGGCGGCCTGAAATACAGAAGTTGGCGCATGATGTTAGCAATTCTTTGATATATATTGATCCCGAATTATATGAGGAATGCTTGATGCATTTGAAGTGA